Proteins encoded within one genomic window of Microbacterium sp. zg-B185:
- the dnaE gene encoding DNA polymerase III subunit alpha, with translation MAADSFVHLHVHSEYSMLDGAARVKPLIDEAAKQGMPAIAVTDHGNTFGAFEFYKTATEGGIKPIIGMEAYVTPGTHRADKARVRWGSPDQNDDDVSGSGAYTHMTLLAESNEGLHNLFRMSSYASLEGYYFKPRLDRELLQTYAKGVIATTGCVGGEVQTRLRLGQYDAAKAAAAEFRDIFGKDNFYAEVMDHGIDIERRTMNDLMRLAKELDLPLVATNDLHYTHQHDAKSHAALLCVQSGSTLDDPKRFKFEGEEFYLKTPAQMRHIFRDNPEACDNTLAIAERVDVRFDTSANYMPRYPVPAGETEQSWFVKEVERGLHVRYPAGIPAEVRARADFETDVIVQMGFPGYFLVVADFINWAKENRIRVGPGRGSGAGSMAAYAMRITDLDPLQHGLLFERFLNPDRVSMPDFDIDFDDRRRGEVIQYVTQKYGDERVAQIVTYGTIKAKQALKDAGRVLGFPFSMGERLTKAMPPAVMGKDMPLEGMFDTKHPRFKEASEFRALIETDSEAKTVFDAAVGLENLKRQWGVHAAGVIMSSEPLIDIIPIMKREQDGQIVTQFDYPACEALGLIKMDFLGLRNLTIIDDALDNIAANRGETLVLEDLALDDADSYELLSRGDTLGVFQLDGGPMRSLLRLMKPDNFEDISAVIALYRPGPMGANSHINYALRKTGQQPITPIHPELEEPLGNILDTSYGLIIYQEQVMAIAQRVAGFSLGQADILRRAMGKKKKSELDKQYEGFHAGMRENGYSDAAVKTLWDILLPFSDYAFNKAHSAAYGLIAYWTAYLKAHYPAEYMAALLTSVGDAKDKLAVYLNECRRMGIKVLPPDVGQSIRYFAAVGEDIRFGLGAVRNVGTNVVDAIVASRQAEPFASFHDFLAKVPIHVANKRTVESLIKAGAFDSLGATRRALMEIHEDAAEAAVEVKRKAATGAIGFDFDSLYDQTEEPLPAKVPDRPEWTKKDKLAFEREMLGLYVSDHPLAGLEIALAKHASISIHDLLASEDLPDGEQVTVAGLVTSVQHRVAKSSGNPYGLITVEDFDGEVTVMFMGKTYTEFQSMLQADSILVVRGRISRRDDGLNLHAVSAVSPDLGAVDASGPLVLAIPEHRATEGLVIELAQVLHRHRGSTEVTLRLHRGNAAKVFDVPHPVRVTADLYGELKGLLGPQCLG, from the coding sequence GTGGCAGCCGACTCCTTCGTTCACCTTCACGTGCACAGTGAATACTCGATGCTCGACGGCGCAGCACGCGTCAAACCGCTGATCGATGAAGCCGCAAAACAGGGGATGCCGGCGATCGCCGTCACCGACCACGGCAACACCTTCGGCGCGTTCGAGTTCTACAAGACCGCCACCGAGGGCGGGATCAAGCCGATCATCGGCATGGAGGCGTACGTCACACCTGGGACGCATCGAGCCGACAAGGCCCGTGTGCGGTGGGGCAGCCCCGACCAGAACGACGATGACGTGTCGGGGTCCGGCGCCTACACGCACATGACGCTGCTCGCCGAGAGCAACGAGGGACTGCACAACCTCTTCCGGATGTCCTCCTACGCATCCCTCGAGGGCTACTACTTCAAACCGCGGCTGGACCGCGAACTGCTCCAGACCTACGCCAAGGGCGTCATCGCGACGACCGGCTGCGTCGGCGGCGAAGTGCAGACCCGGCTGCGGCTCGGCCAGTATGACGCGGCCAAGGCGGCCGCGGCGGAGTTCCGCGACATCTTCGGCAAGGACAACTTCTATGCCGAGGTGATGGACCACGGGATCGACATCGAGCGGCGCACGATGAACGACCTGATGCGTCTGGCCAAGGAACTGGACCTGCCCCTCGTGGCGACCAACGACCTCCACTACACGCATCAGCACGATGCCAAGAGCCACGCGGCGCTGCTGTGCGTGCAGTCCGGCTCGACCCTGGATGACCCCAAGCGGTTCAAGTTCGAGGGCGAGGAGTTCTACCTCAAGACACCGGCGCAGATGCGCCACATCTTCCGGGACAACCCCGAGGCGTGCGACAACACGCTGGCGATCGCGGAGCGCGTCGATGTCCGCTTCGACACCAGCGCAAACTACATGCCGCGCTACCCGGTCCCCGCGGGCGAGACCGAGCAGAGCTGGTTCGTGAAGGAGGTCGAACGAGGACTGCATGTCCGCTATCCCGCCGGCATCCCGGCCGAGGTGCGCGCGCGGGCCGACTTCGAGACCGACGTCATCGTCCAGATGGGCTTCCCCGGCTACTTCCTCGTCGTCGCGGACTTCATCAACTGGGCCAAAGAGAACCGCATCCGGGTGGGTCCCGGCCGTGGGTCCGGCGCCGGTTCGATGGCCGCCTACGCGATGCGCATCACCGACCTGGACCCGCTGCAGCACGGGCTGCTCTTCGAGCGCTTCCTGAACCCCGACCGCGTCTCGATGCCCGACTTCGACATCGACTTCGACGACCGCCGTCGTGGTGAGGTGATCCAGTACGTCACTCAGAAGTACGGCGACGAGCGCGTCGCGCAGATCGTCACGTACGGCACCATCAAGGCCAAGCAGGCGCTCAAGGACGCCGGACGCGTGCTCGGCTTCCCGTTCAGCATGGGCGAGCGACTGACCAAGGCGATGCCGCCCGCGGTGATGGGCAAGGACATGCCCCTCGAGGGGATGTTCGACACCAAACACCCCCGTTTCAAAGAGGCCTCCGAATTCCGCGCTCTGATCGAGACCGACAGTGAGGCGAAGACCGTCTTCGACGCCGCGGTGGGGCTGGAGAACCTGAAGCGGCAGTGGGGCGTGCACGCGGCCGGCGTCATCATGTCCAGCGAGCCGCTGATCGACATCATCCCGATCATGAAGCGGGAGCAGGACGGCCAGATCGTCACCCAGTTCGACTACCCCGCCTGCGAGGCCCTCGGGCTGATCAAGATGGACTTCCTCGGGCTGCGCAACCTCACGATCATCGACGATGCGCTGGACAACATCGCCGCCAACCGCGGCGAGACGCTGGTACTCGAGGATCTCGCCCTGGATGACGCGGACTCGTACGAGCTGCTCTCACGTGGCGACACGCTCGGCGTGTTCCAGCTCGACGGCGGCCCGATGCGCAGCCTGCTGCGCCTGATGAAGCCGGACAACTTCGAAGACATCTCCGCAGTCATCGCCCTGTACCGGCCCGGGCCGATGGGTGCGAACTCGCACATCAACTACGCGCTGCGCAAGACCGGCCAGCAGCCGATCACGCCGATCCACCCCGAACTCGAAGAACCCCTCGGCAATATCCTCGACACCAGCTACGGCCTGATCATCTATCAAGAGCAGGTGATGGCCATCGCCCAGCGGGTCGCCGGGTTCAGCCTGGGGCAGGCGGACATCCTCCGCCGCGCCATGGGCAAGAAGAAGAAATCGGAGTTGGACAAGCAGTACGAGGGCTTCCACGCGGGCATGCGCGAGAACGGGTACTCGGATGCCGCCGTCAAGACGCTCTGGGACATCCTGCTGCCGTTCTCGGACTACGCGTTCAACAAGGCGCACTCGGCCGCGTACGGCCTGATCGCGTACTGGACGGCGTATCTGAAGGCGCACTATCCCGCCGAGTACATGGCGGCGCTGCTGACCAGCGTGGGCGACGCCAAGGACAAGCTCGCCGTGTATCTGAACGAGTGCCGCCGGATGGGCATCAAGGTGCTTCCGCCGGATGTCGGTCAGTCCATCCGGTACTTCGCCGCCGTGGGCGAGGACATCCGCTTCGGCCTCGGAGCGGTCCGTAACGTCGGCACCAACGTGGTGGATGCGATCGTGGCCTCCCGCCAGGCGGAGCCGTTCGCCTCGTTCCACGACTTCCTCGCCAAGGTGCCCATCCACGTGGCGAACAAGCGCACGGTGGAGTCGCTGATCAAGGCCGGCGCGTTCGACTCGCTCGGGGCGACGCGACGGGCCCTGATGGAGATCCACGAGGACGCCGCCGAAGCGGCCGTCGAAGTCAAGCGCAAGGCCGCGACCGGGGCGATCGGATTCGACTTCGACAGCCTCTACGACCAGACCGAGGAGCCCTTGCCGGCCAAGGTCCCCGATCGTCCGGAGTGGACGAAGAAGGACAAGCTCGCCTTCGAGCGCGAGATGCTGGGCCTGTACGTGTCCGACCACCCGCTGGCCGGGCTCGAGATCGCCCTCGCCAAACACGCCTCCATCAGCATCCACGATCTTCTCGCTTCGGAGGACCTCCCCGATGGCGAGCAGGTCACCGTGGCCGGTCTGGTGACCAGTGTTCAGCATCGCGTGGCGAAATCCAGCGGCAATCCGTACGGGCTGATCACCGTCGAGGACTTCGACGGTGAGGTGACGGTCATGTTCATGGGCAAGACCTACACCGAGTTCCAGTCCATGCTGCAGGCCGATTCCATCCTCGTCGTCCGCGGCCGCATCTCCCGCCGTGACGACGGCCTCAACCTGCACGCAGTGTCGGCGGTATCGCCGGATCTCGGTGCGGTGGACGCGTCCGGTCCGCTGGTGCTGGCGATCCCGGAGCACCGAGCGACCGAGGGGCTGGTCATCGAACTGGCCCAGGTCCTGCACCGTCATCGCGGCTCCACCGAGGTGACGCTGCGCCTCCATCGGGGCAACGCGGCGAAGGTGTTCGACGTGCCGCACCCGGTGCGGGTGACCGCGGATCTGTACGGCGAGCTGAAGGGCCTGCTCGGTCCGCAGTGCCTGGGCTGA
- the nrdR gene encoding transcriptional regulator NrdR, translating to MHCPFCRHPDSRVIDSRTSDDGLSIRRRRQCPECGGRFSTIETASLNVIKRSGVIEPFSREKVMSGVRKACQGRPVTEGDLAVLAQKVEEAVRQTGSSQVDTNEIGLAILGPLRELDEVAYLRFASVYQAFDSLEDFESAIGQLRDDHARVETAAPAES from the coding sequence ATGCATTGCCCGTTCTGCCGTCACCCCGACTCCCGGGTCATCGATTCGCGCACCAGCGACGATGGTCTCAGCATCCGCCGCCGCCGGCAGTGCCCCGAGTGCGGCGGGCGATTCTCCACGATCGAGACGGCGAGCCTGAACGTCATCAAAAGGTCGGGCGTGATCGAGCCGTTCAGTCGCGAGAAGGTCATGTCCGGTGTCCGCAAGGCCTGCCAGGGGCGACCGGTCACCGAGGGAGACCTGGCCGTGCTGGCACAGAAGGTCGAAGAGGCCGTCCGCCAGACCGGGTCCTCCCAGGTCGACACGAACGAGATCGGTCTGGCGATCCTCGGGCCGCTGCGGGAGCTCGACGAGGTCGCCTACCTGCGTTTCGCCAGCGTGTACCAGGCCTTCGATTCGCTCGAGGACTTCGAGTCCGCGATCGGACAGCTCCGGGACGACCACGCCCGCGTCGAGACCGCCGCGCCCGCGGAATCCTGA
- a CDS encoding dipeptidase, whose product MTTELTRQDAVRDAAASGIPAALADLGALVRIPSIAFPGFDGAEVQRSAEAVAALVQDLGLFESVEIQRAAIPGTDEIGNPAVLATRAARNGRPTILLYAHHDVQPVGEESLWESAPFTPTVRDGRLYGRGAADDKAGVMAHVASLRALKEALGADFDLGVALFIEGEEEAGSRSFAQFLSDNAAALRADVIVVADSGNWDARTPALTVSLRGNTRFTLTVRTLDHASHSGMFGGAVPDAMMATVKLLATLWDEDGAVAVQGLTERDAETPAYSEETLRDEAGLPAGVSPIGRGQILSRIWNKPSITVTGIDAPSVANASNTLSPALSVVLSARVAPGQPAREAYAAIEAHLRAHAPFGAQLSFTDQDYGDAFLVDTSGWAVGIALEALHEAYGVEPVQIGVGGSIPFIADLIREFPEAQILVTGVEDPHSRAHSPNESLHLETFRNAVIAEALLLEKLDARTTSP is encoded by the coding sequence ATGACCACTGAGCTGACCCGACAGGATGCTGTGCGCGATGCCGCGGCATCCGGCATCCCCGCCGCCCTCGCCGACCTCGGAGCCCTCGTGCGCATCCCGTCGATCGCGTTCCCCGGTTTCGACGGCGCTGAGGTGCAGCGCAGCGCGGAGGCCGTTGCCGCGCTGGTCCAGGATCTCGGTCTGTTCGAAAGCGTCGAGATCCAGCGCGCCGCCATCCCCGGCACGGATGAGATCGGCAACCCGGCGGTGCTGGCGACGCGGGCTGCGCGCAACGGGCGGCCGACGATCCTGCTCTACGCGCACCACGACGTCCAGCCGGTGGGGGAGGAGTCCCTGTGGGAGTCCGCCCCGTTCACCCCCACCGTCCGCGACGGTCGCCTGTACGGTCGTGGCGCGGCCGATGACAAAGCCGGCGTGATGGCCCACGTCGCATCGCTGCGCGCGCTCAAGGAAGCCCTCGGCGCGGATTTCGATCTGGGTGTGGCGCTGTTCATCGAAGGCGAAGAGGAGGCCGGGTCGCGTTCCTTCGCCCAGTTCCTCTCGGACAACGCCGCGGCGCTCCGCGCCGATGTGATCGTCGTGGCGGACTCGGGCAACTGGGATGCGCGCACGCCGGCGTTGACGGTGTCGCTGCGCGGCAACACCCGCTTCACACTCACGGTGCGCACGCTCGATCACGCGTCCCACTCCGGCATGTTCGGGGGAGCGGTTCCGGACGCGATGATGGCCACCGTGAAGCTGCTCGCCACGCTGTGGGATGAGGACGGCGCCGTGGCAGTGCAGGGACTGACCGAACGGGATGCCGAAACGCCGGCGTACAGCGAGGAGACGCTGCGCGACGAGGCGGGTCTGCCGGCCGGGGTCAGTCCGATCGGGCGTGGCCAGATCCTCAGCCGCATCTGGAACAAGCCGTCGATCACGGTCACCGGCATCGACGCGCCGAGCGTGGCGAACGCCTCGAACACGCTGAGCCCGGCGCTCTCGGTCGTCCTCAGCGCCCGCGTTGCTCCGGGTCAGCCGGCGCGCGAGGCCTATGCGGCCATCGAGGCGCACCTGCGTGCGCATGCGCCGTTCGGGGCGCAGCTGAGCTTCACCGACCAGGACTACGGTGACGCGTTCCTCGTCGACACGAGCGGGTGGGCGGTCGGGATTGCCCTGGAGGCGCTGCACGAGGCCTACGGGGTCGAGCCGGTGCAGATCGGCGTCGGCGGCTCGATTCCCTTCATCGCCGACCTGATCCGCGAATTCCCGGAAGCTCAGATCCTGGTCACGGGCGTCGAGGATCCGCACTCGCGCGCGCACAGCCCCAATGAGTCGCTGCACCTGGAGACCTTCCGCAACGCCGTCATCGCCGAGGCGCTCCTGCTCGAGAAGCTGGACGCGCGCACGACGTCGCCCTGA
- a CDS encoding quinone-dependent dihydroorotate dehydrogenase — translation MYPLLFRSVLARMDPESAHHAAVIVIRVLGIPPFSWVARALTRPAPALRTTALGLSFDSPFGVAAGFDKDVAAAQGLHALGFGHVEVGTVTAVAQDGNPRPRLFRLIPDRAVINRMGFNNRGAEAAAVRLAKLRRRSRRAVLGVNIGKSRVVDVADAAADYVRSATLLAPLADYLVVNVSSPNTPGLRGLQSVQTLRPLLQAVRDAAGQTPLLVKIAPDLPDDEVEAIARLAVDLGLSGLIATNTTISRDGLRTDPTIVAAAGEGGLSGAPLKRRAVEVLRLVRATVPPEFVVISAGGVETAADVRERLDAGATLVQGYTAFLYRGPLWARQINRGLARLGR, via the coding sequence ATGTATCCCCTCCTCTTCCGGTCCGTCCTCGCGCGCATGGATCCCGAATCGGCCCACCACGCCGCGGTGATCGTCATCCGGGTGCTCGGCATTCCGCCCTTCTCCTGGGTGGCGCGCGCTCTCACACGGCCCGCGCCTGCGCTGAGAACGACAGCGCTCGGCCTGAGCTTCGACTCCCCGTTCGGTGTGGCCGCCGGGTTCGACAAGGATGTGGCAGCGGCCCAGGGGCTGCATGCCCTCGGCTTCGGGCATGTCGAGGTCGGCACCGTCACCGCGGTAGCGCAGGACGGGAACCCCCGGCCGCGGCTGTTCCGGCTGATCCCCGACCGGGCCGTGATCAACCGCATGGGGTTCAACAACCGGGGTGCCGAGGCTGCCGCCGTGCGCCTGGCGAAGCTGCGCCGCCGTTCCCGGCGCGCCGTGCTCGGCGTGAACATCGGCAAGAGCCGGGTCGTCGATGTCGCCGACGCCGCCGCGGACTATGTGCGAAGCGCGACGCTGCTGGCGCCGCTCGCGGACTACCTGGTCGTCAACGTGTCCTCGCCCAACACGCCAGGCCTTCGCGGCCTGCAATCGGTCCAAACGCTCCGTCCGCTCCTGCAGGCGGTGCGCGACGCGGCCGGTCAGACGCCCCTGCTCGTGAAGATCGCACCCGACCTGCCCGATGACGAGGTCGAGGCGATCGCGCGTCTTGCGGTGGACCTCGGCCTGTCCGGCCTGATCGCGACGAACACCACGATCTCACGCGACGGTCTGCGCACAGACCCGACGATCGTCGCCGCCGCCGGGGAGGGCGGTCTGTCCGGCGCGCCGCTGAAGCGCCGCGCGGTCGAGGTGCTGCGTCTGGTCCGGGCGACCGTGCCGCCGGAGTTCGTCGTGATCTCCGCCGGCGGTGTCGAGACCGCCGCGGACGTGCGCGAACGCCTGGATGCCGGTGCCACTCTGGTACAGGGCTACACGGCTTTCCTTTACCGCGGTCCGCTCTGGGCGCGCCAGATCAACCGCGGGCTGGCCCGGCTCGGCCGCTAA
- the hisD gene encoding histidinol dehydrogenase — MLRTIDLRGRALSPAEFLAAVPRATAAREEALATATTLVADVAARGEAALREQADRFDAARGHDIRVPAAHLEEALAGLDPSVRAALEEAIVRVRTASAAQVPPATVTELGPGARVLQRWQPVRRVGLYVPGGKAAYPSSVVMNVVPAQVAGVAEIALASPPQRAHDGRVHPVILAAARLLGVDEVYAMGGAGAIGAFAYGVASLGLDPVDVVTGPGNNFVAAAKRAVAGVVGTDAEAGATEILIVADDSADPRLVAADLISQAEHDEQASAVLVTASEPVAAAVALEITPRAARTRHAERVRAALSGPQSAIVLVDDLSAATAFSNAYAPEHLELHVADPDPAAFVHAGAVFVGPDSPVSLGDYLAGSNHVLPTGGQARYAAGLSAATFLRPQQVIEYDRAALAQVREGVVTLAEAEDLPAHGEAVQARFETPPSA, encoded by the coding sequence ATGCTCCGCACGATCGACCTCCGCGGTCGCGCCCTCTCGCCGGCCGAATTCCTCGCCGCCGTCCCGCGCGCCACCGCCGCCCGTGAGGAAGCCCTCGCCACCGCCACGACCCTCGTCGCCGATGTCGCCGCGCGCGGCGAAGCCGCGCTGCGCGAACAGGCTGACCGGTTCGACGCCGCCCGCGGCCACGACATCCGCGTTCCGGCCGCCCACCTCGAGGAGGCCCTGGCGGGACTGGATCCGTCCGTCCGTGCCGCACTGGAGGAGGCGATCGTGCGTGTGCGTACCGCGTCCGCCGCGCAGGTCCCGCCCGCGACGGTCACCGAGCTGGGCCCGGGTGCGCGCGTGCTGCAGCGCTGGCAGCCGGTCCGCCGGGTCGGACTCTACGTGCCGGGTGGCAAGGCGGCGTACCCCTCCAGCGTCGTCATGAACGTGGTTCCCGCGCAGGTCGCCGGCGTGGCAGAGATCGCCCTCGCTTCGCCCCCGCAGCGGGCGCACGACGGGCGCGTGCATCCGGTGATCCTCGCCGCGGCCCGGCTCCTCGGAGTCGACGAGGTGTACGCAATGGGTGGCGCCGGCGCGATCGGCGCATTCGCGTATGGCGTGGCGAGCCTGGGACTGGATCCGGTCGACGTGGTCACCGGGCCGGGGAACAACTTCGTCGCGGCAGCGAAACGTGCCGTCGCCGGTGTGGTGGGCACGGATGCCGAGGCCGGTGCGACCGAGATCCTGATCGTCGCCGATGACTCTGCCGATCCTCGCCTGGTGGCCGCCGACCTGATCAGCCAGGCCGAGCACGACGAGCAGGCCTCGGCGGTGCTGGTGACGGCATCCGAGCCGGTCGCTGCGGCGGTCGCGCTCGAGATCACGCCCCGCGCCGCCCGGACCCGCCACGCTGAGCGCGTGCGGGCCGCGCTCTCGGGTCCGCAGTCGGCGATCGTGCTCGTGGACGACCTGTCCGCCGCGACCGCGTTCAGCAACGCCTACGCGCCGGAGCATCTGGAACTGCACGTGGCCGACCCCGACCCGGCCGCGTTCGTGCACGCCGGTGCGGTGTTCGTCGGGCCTGACTCCCCGGTGAGTCTCGGTGACTACCTGGCGGGAAGCAACCACGTGCTGCCCACCGGGGGACAGGCGCGCTACGCTGCCGGCCTGTCGGCGGCGACCTTCCTGCGCCCGCAGCAGGTCATCGAGTACGATCGCGCCGCCCTGGCGCAGGTTCGCGAGGGGGTGGTCACGCTCGCCGAGGCCGAAGACCTCCCCGCGCACGGCGAGGCCGTCCAGGCGCGGTTCGAGACGCCGCCCTCCGCGTAG
- a CDS encoding DUF3043 domain-containing protein has protein sequence MAKTPAAPVPADASADMTTGKGRPTPTRAEREAARRRPLVADTKEAKARAKAEMAAQREKARVGMAAGDDKYLPVRDKGPQRRFVRDYIDSGWHIGEGVMPAMVLVILATFIPVPAIQYYSFIGLWIFILFVIGDMIITSIRVKQAARQKFGADRIEKGLGWYGAMRIIQMRFMRLPKPQAKRGQKPA, from the coding sequence GTGGCCAAGACACCCGCAGCCCCCGTCCCCGCTGACGCGTCGGCCGACATGACCACCGGCAAGGGACGGCCGACGCCCACCCGCGCTGAGCGCGAGGCGGCCCGCAGGCGCCCGCTGGTGGCCGACACCAAGGAGGCGAAAGCCCGCGCGAAGGCGGAGATGGCTGCGCAGCGCGAGAAGGCACGCGTGGGGATGGCCGCGGGCGATGACAAGTATCTGCCCGTTCGGGACAAGGGTCCGCAGCGCCGGTTCGTCCGCGATTACATCGACTCCGGCTGGCACATCGGCGAAGGGGTCATGCCCGCGATGGTGCTCGTGATCCTCGCGACCTTCATCCCGGTCCCGGCGATCCAGTACTACTCGTTCATCGGGCTGTGGATCTTCATCCTGTTCGTGATCGGCGACATGATCATCACGTCCATCCGGGTCAAGCAGGCGGCGCGTCAGAAGTTCGGCGCCGACCGGATCGAGAAGGGCCTCGGCTGGTACGGGGCGATGCGCATCATCCAGATGCGGTTCATGCGTCTGCCCAAGCCGCAGGCCAAACGCGGCCAGAAGCCGGCTTAG
- a CDS encoding iron-sulfur cluster assembly accessory protein translates to MTDTALSTDQTVRAHGVGLTEAAALKVKSLLAQEGRDDLRLRVAVQPGGCSGLIYQLYFDERYLDGDKTVDFDGVEVIIDDMSVPYLDGASIDFKDTIAEQGFTIDNPNAAGSCACGDSFH, encoded by the coding sequence ATGACCGACACTGCACTGTCAACCGACCAGACCGTCCGCGCCCACGGCGTCGGGCTCACCGAGGCGGCCGCGCTCAAGGTGAAGAGTCTCCTCGCCCAGGAAGGGCGCGACGACCTGCGCCTGCGCGTGGCGGTGCAGCCCGGCGGCTGCAGCGGGCTGATCTACCAGCTGTACTTCGACGAGCGCTACCTCGACGGCGACAAGACCGTCGACTTCGACGGCGTCGAGGTCATCATCGACGACATGAGCGTCCCCTACCTGGACGGCGCGAGCATCGATTTCAAGGACACGATCGCAGAGCAGGGGTTCACGATCGACAACCCCAATGCTGCGGGCAGCTGCGCCTGCGGTGACAGCTTCCACTGA
- the coxB gene encoding cytochrome c oxidase subunit II, with protein sequence MPSKRRLRWAGLPIGIASAAVLAGCTPTELHGYLPGFVEDGTPATNHTDMVAGLWVNSWIVLLVVGLVTWGLMGWAAIAYRRRKGQVGLPVQLRYNMPIEIFYTVVPLILVIGFFAFTARDQTILETQTEDPDVSIVAIGKQWAWDFQYNGEDDDSADAVWTMGVQAQPAANGDVDQAKLPTLYLPVDKSVKILLQSRDVIHSFWVIDFLYKKDMYIGRDNYWSFTPTREGTYAGKCAELCGEYHSAMLFNVKVVSEGEYEDYLDTLRSAGQTGDINDAYDRLQNEPGTGASPEGDE encoded by the coding sequence GTGCCCTCCAAACGCCGCCTCCGCTGGGCAGGTCTTCCCATCGGAATCGCCTCGGCAGCAGTCCTCGCCGGGTGCACCCCGACCGAACTGCATGGCTACCTTCCCGGTTTCGTCGAAGACGGCACTCCGGCCACCAACCACACCGACATGGTGGCGGGCCTGTGGGTGAACTCCTGGATCGTGCTGCTGGTCGTCGGCCTCGTCACCTGGGGGCTGATGGGCTGGGCTGCGATCGCCTACCGGCGCCGCAAGGGGCAGGTCGGACTGCCGGTCCAGCTGCGCTACAACATGCCGATCGAGATCTTCTACACGGTCGTGCCGCTCATTCTGGTGATCGGGTTCTTCGCCTTCACTGCGCGTGATCAGACCATCTTGGAGACGCAGACCGAGGACCCGGACGTGTCCATCGTCGCGATCGGCAAGCAGTGGGCTTGGGACTTCCAGTACAACGGCGAGGACGATGACAGCGCAGACGCTGTCTGGACCATGGGCGTTCAGGCCCAGCCGGCCGCCAACGGCGACGTCGACCAGGCGAAGCTGCCCACGCTCTACCTGCCCGTCGACAAGTCGGTCAAGATCCTTCTGCAGTCGCGCGATGTCATCCACTCGTTCTGGGTGATCGACTTCCTGTACAAGAAGGACATGTACATCGGCCGGGACAACTACTGGTCCTTCACGCCGACGCGTGAGGGAACGTACGCCGGCAAGTGCGCCGAACTGTGTGGCGAGTACCACTCCGCCATGCTCTTCAACGTCAAGGTGGTGAGTGAGGGCGAGTACGAGGACTACCTCGACACCCTGCGCTCGGCCGGCCAGACCGGCGACATCAACGACGCGTACGACAGGCTTCAGAACGAGCCCGGGACGGGCGCAAGCCCCGAAGGAGACGAGTGA